GTGAACGGATGGAGGCGCACCCCTTCTCCTCCCGCCATGACCACTACCGGGAGCTTCAGTGACTTGTGGTTCTTCGGTTTGGCCTCAAAAAGGTCCACCCATGAGATGGAGGCGACGACCCTTCTAGTCCCGTCGACCACCGGCAAGCATTCGACTTGGCGCTGGATCATCAGGTCCTTCGCGCCTTCCCTGGAAAAACCCTCCTTCAGGACCAGGGGACGGCAGTTCATCGCTTTCTCAAGGCTTTCGCCGAGGCCTTTCCCCTTCAGGATCCATCTCCGGATATCGCCGTCGGTGATCGTACCCGCGATCTTCTTCCGGTCATCCACGACGATAAGCGTCTTCTCCCCCATGGCATCCATCTGCTTCAATGCCTGCTTGATGCTGCATTTGGGACTTACCAAGACTTTCTTCAATCTTTCCGTCATATCAGTCACCCCTCCCTAGGCCCCGGATAGCTGAGGTTACCCGCCTTATCTGTCTCAAATCGAGGTTTGTGCTGCACGGCAGGTTTAGTACGCGCCTCCAATACCGCGGCGCCTTTTCGATTTTATATGCCTGGTTCCTGAGATACGGCCTCTGGAGGTGGTTCAGGTACCATACCGGCCTTGTCTGTATGCCCTTCGCCAGCAGGTGCCTCATCGTCTTGTCCCTGTCCGCGCCGAATAGCTCCTTTTCGATGACCAGCGAATAGAACCAGTAATTCGGCGCCGTGCCTTCCGGGACCCCCAACATCCCGGCCCCTTTGACCCCCTTTAGCAGTTTTTTATATACCGCGTAATTGTCCTTCTTCACCCTTATGAAACCTTTCAACCGTTCGAGCTGCGCCAGGCCGACAGCGGCCTGTAAATTGGTCAGGCGGAAATTGTAGCCGACCTCATTATGGAGATGTTTTACAGGGTCATCCTTGGCTTGTTCCGTCAGGTACTTTCCTTTTTTCGCCAACAGCCCGTTATCGGTCACGATCATCCCTCCGCCGCCGGTGGTTATTATCTTGTTCCCGTTAAACGAATATACGCCGATGTCGGAAACTGTCCCCGTGAACCTGCCCTTATAAGCGCCGGAGGTGTAATATGCCCCCAGGCTTTCGGTCGCGTCCTCGATGACCTTAAGGCGGTACTTCCTGGCGATCTTCATTAGTTCTTCCATGTCGCAGGGGTTCCCAAAGATATGGACCGGGATAATCGCCTTGACCACCCTTCCGGTCTTTTTGTTCCTTAACCCTGCTTTAGTGGCCGTGCATTCCTTAGCGCAAAATTCCCGGACTTTTACGCAATCGATATTCAAATAATCGTCGCAGTCCATAAAGACCGGTTCCGCGCCGAGGTATTTGACGACATTGACCGGCGCGATAAATGTAAGCGTCGGCACGATCACCTCATCGTCCCTGCCGGCTCCGCAAAGGGCAAGCGCGATATGAAGGCCCGCTGTGCCGTTTACGCAGGCGACCGCATGTTTGGCTTTTACGTAGCGGCAGACGGCGTCCTCGAAATCCTTTACAAAACCTCCGGAAGAAGATACCCAGTTGGTCTCGACGCACTTCTTGAGGTACTGCAGTTCCCTGCCGCTCAGGTTTGGGACGGAAAGTGGGATCATTTTTTAAGGGTCACTATACGTTATAGATTCCGGATTTATAGATATCTTTATTTTCCTTAAACCACGCTATCGTCTTCAAAAGGCCTTTTTCCAGGCTGTATTTCGGCGACCAGCCCAACAAGCGCCGGGCCTTGGCATTGTCGGCCAACAACCGTTCGACTTCGCTTTTTTCCGGTCTTTTCCTTTCAAGGGCCGAATCGATCGTTACGTCGCGGTGAAGGGACAGCGAGATCAGCCGCGCCAAGTCCCCTATTGAGATTTCCGAGTTGCTGCCGAGATTGATGACCTCGCCTACGGCTCTCCGGCATTCTCCCGCACGGATGAACCCGTCAACCGTGTCTTCCACGTATGTCAAGTCGCGGGTCGGGGCCAGGGCACCGAGCTTTATCTTCTTGCCGCCGTAAAGTATCTGCGTGATGATAGTCGGGATCACCGCGCGCGCCGATTGCCTCGGGCCGTAGGTATTGAACGGCCGGACGACCGCGACCGGAAGGTCGAACGAACGGTAAAATGACAAGGCCAGGAGGTCGGCCGCGGATTTAGTCGCCGCATATGGCGATTGGGGGTTTATTGGGTGGTTTTCCGTGATCGGGACAAACTGCGCCGTCCCGTAGATCTCGCTTGTGGACGTGTGGACTACCTTTTTTACGTCCGAATCCTTCGCGGCCTGTAAAATATTCAAAGACCCCCTGATATTGGTCTCGACGTATGCCTCCGGGGAATGGTATGAATAAGGTATCCCGATCAGGGCGGCAAGATGGAAAACAGTCTCGACATCGCGCATTGCATCCCGGACAATGTCGGCATCCCGTATATCGCCGGAGATTATCTCTATGCGGTTTTTACACCGTGAGGACTCCAGCCACCCCCAGGAATTCCTCGAATTGTAATGGACGAATGCTTTTACTTTATACCCGGAAGCGGATAATTTTTCGGTTAAATGGCTCCCGATAAAACCCCCGGCGCCCGTCACCAAAACTTTTTTCTTGGTCATCTCTTTGCTTTCTGAGGACAGAGCTTCGCCCCTTTGGTTACATCCCTGTAACTTTTTCTCATGTTTTTGTTTTTTAAAAATTGCCCTGCTTTTACAGCCTCTCTACCACGTTGTTGTCGACCTCGGCAGCCAGAGACCTGCCGAGAAGGTCCACCGAGATGATCAGCGTCCCCTTCTTGTCATTGAACTTCTCGAATATTCCGATAGCGCCCCTTAACGGCCCGTCGACCACGACGATCCGCTCGCCGACGTTCAGGTAAGGATGCGGCAACGGGTCGATCCCCGACTCCACTATCTTTCTTACGTTATCGATCTGCTCTACGGGGATGGCCAGGGGGGCCACTTTAGTCCCTAAAATATTGACTACGCCCTCCGTCTTCTTGACCTCAAGCCAATCCGTTGCCGTAGGAGCGCACTCGACAAAAAGATATCCCGGGAAAAGCGGCCTCGCCACTTTTATCTTCCTGTCTTTCCTCCTGCTCCATTTGAGGATAGTCGGATAGAAGGTCTTTATCGATCTCTTGTTCAGGAGGTAACTAACCTTGAACTCGTAGTTCGACCGCGTCCTTACCGCATACCAATTCTGGGCTATAGCTATCATATTT
The nucleotide sequence above comes from Candidatus Omnitrophota bacterium. Encoded proteins:
- a CDS encoding UpxY family transcription antiterminator yields the protein MIAIAQNWYAVRTRSNYEFKVSYLLNKRSIKTFYPTILKWSRRKDRKIKVARPLFPGYLFVECAPTATDWLEVKKTEGVVNILGTKVAPLAIPVEQIDNVRKIVESGIDPLPHPYLNVGERIVVVDGPLRGAIGIFEKFNDKKGTLIISVDLLGRSLAAEVDNNVVERL
- a CDS encoding LegC family aminotransferase, with the protein product MIPLSVPNLSGRELQYLKKCVETNWVSSSGGFVKDFEDAVCRYVKAKHAVACVNGTAGLHIALALCGAGRDDEVIVPTLTFIAPVNVVKYLGAEPVFMDCDDYLNIDCVKVREFCAKECTATKAGLRNKKTGRVVKAIIPVHIFGNPCDMEELMKIARKYRLKVIEDATESLGAYYTSGAYKGRFTGTVSDIGVYSFNGNKIITTGGGGMIVTDNGLLAKKGKYLTEQAKDDPVKHLHNEVGYNFRLTNLQAAVGLAQLERLKGFIRVKKDNYAVYKKLLKGVKGAGMLGVPEGTAPNYWFYSLVIEKELFGADRDKTMRHLLAKGIQTRPVWYLNHLQRPYLRNQAYKIEKAPRYWRRVLNLPCSTNLDLRQIRRVTSAIRGLGRGD
- a CDS encoding NAD-dependent 4,6-dehydratase LegB, whose protein sequence is MTKKKVLVTGAGGFIGSHLTEKLSASGYKVKAFVHYNSRNSWGWLESSRCKNRIEIISGDIRDADIVRDAMRDVETVFHLAALIGIPYSYHSPEAYVETNIRGSLNILQAAKDSDVKKVVHTSTSEIYGTAQFVPITENHPINPQSPYAATKSAADLLALSFYRSFDLPVAVVRPFNTYGPRQSARAVIPTIITQILYGGKKIKLGALAPTRDLTYVEDTVDGFIRAGECRRAVGEVINLGSNSEISIGDLARLISLSLHRDVTIDSALERKRPEKSEVERLLADNAKARRLLGWSPKYSLEKGLLKTIAWFKENKDIYKSGIYNV